A stretch of DNA from Paenibacillus sp. FSL W8-0186:
ACACCTCCACAGACTATCTGGTTTCGCGATGAGGAACTTGCTCGTTACAAAACTTGCAAAATTTCTTCATCTCCATGCGGTCGGGGTGGTTACGCTTGTTCTTCGTTGTTGTGTAGTTTCTTTGTTTGCAATTCGTACAAGCCAACGTAATAATTACCCGCATGATGTGCACCTCCCGAAGACCTTCATCAAATTTGAGAAGTCTCTTAATTGAGCCCAAACATCCAAAAAACGCAAATTTAGGCCTACCTAAAACACTTTATCATAAGGCCATATCCATGTCAACGAGGCTTCGAGCTTCTCTTTATTCGATTACAAACAGTATAACACATCATTTTACAAGATAAACCCTTGTCTGAACTTATCCTACTAAATGCTCTGCCTATCGTTCGAATCCTGACGGCTTCCAAATTGTAATAAATTACATAATATTATAGAATTAATAATTAACCTAATAAAGATTTCATCAACTCTAAAGGCTAAAGAAAAACGACTATAGTCATAGTCGTCTTTGCGCTGGCTATTCTGTTCAAGCGGGCCATGCAACCGGCACAGCCGCCTTACACCGCTCCATCACGAACCTCTAAATATCGTTCCAATTTGCGTTTGACCCGCTGCAGAGCATTGTCGATCGACTTGACATGCCGATCTAAATCCACTGCAATTTCTTGGTACGAGCGTCCATCCAGATACAGCATCAACACTTTGCGTTCCAAGTCACTAAGAATTTCCGACATTTTATCTTCCAAACCAACGAACTCTTCCTGGTTAATGATCAATTCTTCCGGATCACATACCTGGGAACCACAAATGACATCCAACAATGTCCGATCCGAATCTTCATCATAGATCGGCTTGTCCAAAGATACATACGAATTTAGCGGAATATGCTTCTGCCGCGTTGCCGTCTTGATCGCTGTAATGATTTGCCGCGTTATGCATAACTCGGCGAACGCCTTGAACGAGGCAAGCTTATCACCACGAAAGTCCCGGATCGCCTTATATAGGCCGATCATCCCTTCCTGGATAATATCCTCCCGGTCTGCGCCAATCAGAAAATAGGATCTGGCCTTTGCACGCACGAAGCTCCGGTACTTGTTGATCAAGTACTCCAGCGCTTCACTGTCGCCTTCGCGGACCGCTTCGACAATGTCTTCGTCACTTTGGATCTCATAGTCAAACCTAACCCACGTCGTCTCGAGATTGACACTCACCACAAATCCCTCCGGCTGCAACGCACGGTGCCCCGTCACTTCAGTCAAGTAATACGATCAGTATATATGATGGCATATATTAGCGTCAACTATAAAAGTACCAAAAGATGTAAGGTCGAACTTTGTCAAGAGTATTTGGAAGGATAACGAATGAATGCCCCTTCATTCCCTGCGCCAACGTTCAAACATCATCCGTACTTCTGGGCTAAGCTTGGCATCAATACTATTTCGACTCGATTTGGAGCTGCGTTCGGCAATTTTCGATTGAATCTCTCTCTCACTCTCTTCGACTTGGTTCAGCAATTCCCGCGCTGAGACCCGAAGTGCTCCTTGTCCAAATATAACATGCTGCTCTACAGTATCGCTTGTGGCGACGTAGATTTGCCTGCGCCGATGCGACAGCTCGCGGACCAGGCGCTCTATGCACTCATCTGCCGTTTCTTTCTCTTTCGTAAAATGAACCTCTACCTTGCTCTGATTAAAAGACTTTCCCAGACCGGGTACGCGATAGGCATCAAATACCACGATCACTTTCCTTCCGGAGAAGGCTTGATGATTGGCCAGCCTCTCTAACAGACGGTCGCGGGCCTCTTGCATTCCCACCTTGGACAGTGCGGCAAGCTCGGGCCATCCGCCAATCATGTTGTAGCCATCTACCAGAAGGATGTCGCGCATTTCGCGCATGCCGCTTAACCTATGGCGCGGCGTCTGCGCAGCGCTTCGTACATAATAACGCCCGCCGCGACCGAAGCGTTCAGGGAGTTAAGTCTTCCCGCCATGGGCAGCTTAAGCAGGACGTCGCATTTCTCGCGAACGAGCCGCCCCATACCCTTGTTCTCATTGCCAATGACGATAGCAACAGCGCCGGAGAGTACCTGGCCTGCGGCATACATGTCCTCTTTGGCATCCACATCCGTGCCTGCAATCCATACTCCCGCTTCCTTCAGCTGCTCCATCGTCTGGGCTAAATTGGTCACCCGGGCTACCGGAACGTATTCCACTGCGCCAGCCGACGTCTTCGACACCGTTGCCGTAATGGATGCAGAGCGGCGTTTGGGGATGATCACCCCATGCACGCCGGTGCATTCCGCCGTACGCAAAATCGATCCTAAGTTGTGAGGGTCTTCGATTTCATCCAAGATCAGCAGAAAAGGAGGCTCTCCGCGCTGCTCCGCCCTCTGCAGAAGATCTTCCACTTCCACATAGGCATAAGGGGCAACCTGTGCGACAACCCCCTGGTGCTGAAGGCCAGGCGCCATTTGATCGAGTTTGCGCTTGTCGACAAACTGCACGATAATTCCATGTTGTTTGGCCTCAGCAATAATCGGCTGGGTCAAATGCTTCTGGGCGCCTTCGGCTACCCAAATTTTATTGATCGTCCGTCCGGCGCGCATCGCTTCCAGCAGCGAATGCTTCCCGCCGATCCATTCTTGATCGTCCATACGACATCCTCCCGGGGATTTCGAGCAATTTCGCTTCTTTTCCCTTGTTGTAATTTAATATGATCTTTAACCGTCAGCCCGTTCCAGCAGTTCGAAGCCCTGTAAAATCAGTCCCCGGAGACGATCATGTGCCCCGGTATAGTAGAGGTACCCGACCAAGCTTTCAAAGGCCGTCGCATGGCGGTAGTCGAGCACGTCCGCATTTTTGGGAACCGTGCCGGACTTCGCATTCCGTCCTTGCCTCACCACGTCCTGCTCCTGCTCTGTGAGCTGGGGCTCAATAAGCGCGAGCAGCCTGGCCTGGGCCTTGGCGGAGACGAACTTCGTCGACTCGCGGTGCAGGTGATGCGGGCGCAGGTTCGGCCGGGCTATGACGTGCTGGCGTACGGCGACCTCGTATACGGCGTCTCCGATGTAGGCCAGCGCCAAGGGCGGCAGCAGCCTGGTTGGCTTGGACGGCGGCTCGGGGAACCAGAGGGCGGCCATAGCTTCGCCCGAAGCCTCCGGCCCTCCCCGTTCCCCCTTCCTCTCATGGGCTCTCTCGCAAGTCCCATCAGCAGCCCCTTTGCCAGCCGCTTCCCGATCCTCGGCAAGCCCCTCTCTCAACGCCTCGCCGCTCACCGTACCATTCCCTTCCTCGTACTGATGCCCGCTCATTTCCGCCGCCATCTCATGCCCTGCGGCGTATCCTCGAGAATGATGCCTTTGGCGTCGAGCAGGTCGCGGATTTCGTCAGCCCGGGCCCAGTTCTTCGCTTTGCGCGCCTCAGCCCGCTCGGCGATCAGCGCCTCCACGTCGCCATCCAGCAATTCCGCCGCTTCCTCCTTGGCGATGCGCAGCACGCCGTTCATCTCGGCGAACTGCTTCTGCGCCGCTTCCAGATCGGCCCGGCTGACAATCGGACGCTGCAGCAGGGAATTCACTTCGTTCACCCATTCGAATACTGCAGTGATGGCATCCGGCGTATTGAAGTCGTCCTGCATCTTCGTATGGAACAGAGTCCCAATTTCGCGCAGCTTCGCTTCCCAATCCGGTGTAACTTCATCCGTGCCCGCCGCAGCTGTCTGCAGCCGGTGACGCAAATTGCTTACGGTATTGGCGATGCGCTCCACGCTCCGCTCGGCCTGCTCCATAATCTTCTCGGAGAAGTTGAGCGGATTGCGGTAATGTGTCGATAACATGAAATAGCGGATGGCCTCACATTTGTATTCGGCCCGCAGGTCCTTGACGAGCACGCCGTTGCCGAGCGATTTCGACATTTTCTCGCCATCGATATTAATATAACCATTATGCATCCAATAATTTGCTAGCGGCTTGCCAGTTGCCGCTTCCGATTGGGCAATTTCGCATTCGTGATGCGGGAATTGCAAATCCTGGCCGCCGCCGTGAATATCGAGCGTATCGCCAAGCAGCTCGCGAGACATCGCGGAGCATTCGATATGCCAGCCCGGTCTGCCTTCGCCCCATGGGCTAGGCCAATGGATTTCTCCCGGCTTCGCCGCCTTCCAGAGCACGAAATCCTCGGGATTCTCTTTGCGTTCATCGACGTCAATCCGGATGCCGAACTGCAGTTCCGAAAGATTCTGACCGGACAGCTTGCCGTAATCCGGAAATTTCTTCGTCCGGAAGAAGACGTCCCCGCCGCTGGCGTAGGCATACCCTTTGCTCTCCAGATCCTTGATGAAATCAATGATGGTCTCCATGCTGTCCGTTACGCGAGGATTAGCAGTCGCCCGGGGAATGTTCAATCCGTCCAGATCCTCGTAATACGCCTTAATGAACATTTCCGCTACTTCAGGCACCGTCGTGTTCATTTCTTCAGCTTTGCGGATCAGCTTGTCGTCGACATCAGTAAAATTGACAACATAGTTGACCTCATATT
This window harbors:
- a CDS encoding NYN domain-containing protein, with the translated sequence MREMRDILLVDGYNMIGGWPELAALSKVGMQEARDRLLERLANHQAFSGRKVIVVFDAYRVPGLGKSFNQSKVEVHFTKEKETADECIERLVRELSHRRRQIYVATSDTVEQHVIFGQGALRVSARELLNQVEESEREIQSKIAERSSKSSRNSIDAKLSPEVRMMFERWRRE
- a CDS encoding Mini-ribonuclease 3; translation: MAALWFPEPPSKPTRLLPPLALAYIGDAVYEVAVRQHVIARPNLRPHHLHRESTKFVSAKAQARLLALIEPQLTEQEQDVVRQGRNAKSGTVPKNADVLDYRHATAFESLVGYLYYTGAHDRLRGLILQGFELLERADG
- the rlmB gene encoding 23S rRNA (guanosine(2251)-2'-O)-methyltransferase RlmB codes for the protein MDDQEWIGGKHSLLEAMRAGRTINKIWVAEGAQKHLTQPIIAEAKQHGIIVQFVDKRKLDQMAPGLQHQGVVAQVAPYAYVEVEDLLQRAEQRGEPPFLLILDEIEDPHNLGSILRTAECTGVHGVIIPKRRSASITATVSKTSAGAVEYVPVARVTNLAQTMEQLKEAGVWIAGTDVDAKEDMYAAGQVLSGAVAIVIGNENKGMGRLVREKCDVLLKLPMAGRLNSLNASVAAGVIMYEALRRRRAIG
- the rpmG gene encoding 50S ribosomal protein L33: MRVIITLACTNCKQRNYTTTKNKRNHPDRMEMKKFCKFCNEQVPHRETR
- the sigH gene encoding RNA polymerase sporulation sigma factor SigH; amino-acid sequence: MSVNLETTWVRFDYEIQSDEDIVEAVREGDSEALEYLINKYRSFVRAKARSYFLIGADREDIIQEGMIGLYKAIRDFRGDKLASFKAFAELCITRQIITAIKTATRQKHIPLNSYVSLDKPIYDEDSDRTLLDVICGSQVCDPEELIINQEEFVGLEDKMSEILSDLERKVLMLYLDGRSYQEIAVDLDRHVKSIDNALQRVKRKLERYLEVRDGAV
- the cysS gene encoding cysteine--tRNA ligase, coding for MALQIYNTLTRTKETFVSREPGKANIYVCGPTVYGYIHIGNARPMIFFDVVRSYLENQKYEVNYVVNFTDVDDKLIRKAEEMNTTVPEVAEMFIKAYYEDLDGLNIPRATANPRVTDSMETIIDFIKDLESKGYAYASGGDVFFRTKKFPDYGKLSGQNLSELQFGIRIDVDERKENPEDFVLWKAAKPGEIHWPSPWGEGRPGWHIECSAMSRELLGDTLDIHGGGQDLQFPHHECEIAQSEAATGKPLANYWMHNGYINIDGEKMSKSLGNGVLVKDLRAEYKCEAIRYFMLSTHYRNPLNFSEKIMEQAERSVERIANTVSNLRHRLQTAAAGTDEVTPDWEAKLREIGTLFHTKMQDDFNTPDAITAVFEWVNEVNSLLQRPIVSRADLEAAQKQFAEMNGVLRIAKEEAAELLDGDVEALIAERAEARKAKNWARADEIRDLLDAKGIILEDTPQGMRWRRK